A window of the Gossypium arboreum isolate Shixiya-1 chromosome 2, ASM2569848v2, whole genome shotgun sequence genome harbors these coding sequences:
- the LOC108484710 gene encoding uncharacterized protein LOC108484710, whose product MGICSSCESTQITTAKLILQDGRLQEFPYPVKVSYVLQRNPMCFICNSDEMDFDDVVSAIEEDEELQPGQLYFALPLTWLKHPLQAEEMAALAVKASSALMKSGGCGGEKSGSRRKTVIPFEFAGESPSRKVGSGIGCGGGKRGGRGRGKGRRKFTAMLSAIPE is encoded by the coding sequence ATGGGTATTTGTAGTTCATGTGAGTCGACTCAAATAACGACGGCTAAGTTGATCCTACAAGACGGAAGGTTACAGGAATTTCCGTACCCTGTAAAGGTTTCTTACGTATTGCAAAGGAACCCCATGTGTTTCATTTGTAACTCCGATGAGATGGATTTCGACGACGTCGTTTCCGCCATTGAAGAAGACGAAGAGCTTCAACCTGGTCAGCTTTACTTTGCTTTGCCGTTGACTTGGCTTAAACATCCTTTACAAGCTGAAGAAATGGCTGCATTGGCTGTCAAAGCTAGCTCGGCTTTAATGAAAAGTGGCGGCTGCGGTGGTGAAAAATCTGGGTCGCGGCGTAAAACTGTTATCCCTTTCGAGTTTGCGGGTGAGTCTCCAAGCCGGAAAGTTGGTTCCGGCATCGGTTGTGGCGGAGGGAAGAGAGGGGGGAGGGGGAGGGGGAAGGGGAGGAGGAAGTTTACGGCTATGTTGAGTGCTATTCCTGAATAA